AGTGGAAATTGCCGCATCCCGATACGATGAGCGCGCATGACTTCGATGTCGCCTACCTCAAGGCGGCAATCAGCGCGGGAAAGGGCGGAACAGCCGTCTTCGGCTTGCGCCTGATGCGGGAAAACCTGGGTGAACTCTCGGCCATCCTCGACCGGATCTACCCAGACCTGCCATCGGACAAAGCACGCTTTGAAAAGGCCTTCGGCCGAATCCTCTACATCCATCTTTCGCGCGAAAACAAGCTGGCGCAGGCGGTGTCGCTGATCAAGGCCGAGCAGACTGGGCTTTGGCACATCGCGCCCGACGGAACCGAGATCGAACGGGTCGCACCGCCGCAGGAACCCCGCTACGATTTCAAGCGGATCCAGCGCGAGCTTGCCGAACTCGAAGCCTATGACGCGGGCTGGAACGTCTGGTTCGCGGAGCAGGGGATCGTCCCGCTGCGCATCGGCTATGAGCGCCTGTCAGGCGATCCGGCAGCGGCATTGGCATCCATCTGCAAGGCCCTGGGCGTTCCGGCGCCGAATGCCGCCGACGTAAAGCCGGGCGTCGCCAAGCTCTCGGACGAGATTAGTCTGGACTGGATGCGCCGCTATCGTCTGGACGCGGCGATTTGATCAAGCCCTCTTTACCGCCACCGTTTCGCTGAGCCATGTGCCGATCTTGCTGCCGAGACGGTCGGGCGACACCGGCTTGGGTAGATAGTCGTCCATGCCGGACTCGATACATTTGTCGCGGTCGCCCTTCAGTGCGTGCGCGGTGACGCCGATGATTGGTGTGTGATTGCCACTCGCTGCCTCCGCCGCCCGGATGGCGCGGGTCGCCTCGTAGCCGTTCATCTCCGGCATGGAGACGTCCATGAGGATCAGCTTCGGTCGCAGCGCCCGGTACATCTCGACGGCCGTGCGGCCATTGCTGGCGATGCGGTAGCTGAGGCCAAGCCCATTGAGGATCTGGCCGAACACCAGCTGGTTCACGTCATTGTCCTCGGCGATCAGAATATCGATCGGGCCGTTTGGCGTGGCGATCGATTCAGGCACTGTGGCCGCCGGAATTGCCGGGCCGCGAATGACGGTGAAGGCGGGTGGCGCCACAGGTGCCGCCTGCGGAACAACAGGCTCGCGAACGAACTGGGCCTTGCCGATCTGGGCCCGCGCTTTCTGGATTGCCGAGATGACGGTGCCGAGCAGGACGGCCGAGCGCGCCGGCTTGGTGAGATGCGCGGCGATGCCGAAATCGATGACCATCTTGCCGAAATCGACCTGGTCGACGGAGGTCAGCAGCACCACCGGGATAGCGGAGAGACGGCTGTCGGCGGAAATCGCCTTGGCGACATCGGCGCCGTTCATGCCGGGCATTTGGTAGTCGAGGATGATGCAGTCGACCGCAGCAGCGAGTTGGCTGGCCCGGTCTAGGAAGGCGAGGCCGACGGCGCCGCTTTCGGCGGCCGCGCAGTCGAAGCTCCAGCTTCTGAGCTGCTCCAGCAAGATCTCGCGGTTGACCGGGTTGTCGTCGATGACCAGCACGCGGGCGCCGGTGACGTCGACCGGCACGATCTCGTTGCGCGTGTCCTGCTGATGCGCCGGCAGCGGCACGGCGAACCAGAACACCGAGCCGCGGCCGATCTCGCTTTCGACGCCGATCTTGCCGCCCATCAGATCGATGAGGCGGGCGGCGATGGCAAGGCCGAGGCCGGTGCCTTCATGGCGGCGCGTCGACGAGCCGTCGACCTGCGCGAATTTCTCGAACACGTTCTCGAGCTTCTCGGCAGGAATGCCGATGCCTGTGTCCTCGACGCGGACCTTGAGCTGGACCATGCCGTCGACCACCTCGCCGCCGACATCGATCAGCACATGGCCCTTCTCGGTGAACTTCACCGCATTGCCGAGCAGATTGGTGACGATCTGACGGAACCGTCCGGCATCGCCGACGACATGGGCAGGCAGGCGCGGGTCGACGCGCACGATCAGCTCGAGGTTCTTTTCGGCGACGCGCGCCGACACCAGTGTGGCCACGTCCTCGACCGCTTCGGCAAGCCGGAAGGGTGCAGGATCGAGCGTCAGCTGACCGGCATTGATCTTGGAGAAATCGAGGATGTCGTTGATGATGGTGAGCAGCGCATTGCCGGACTTGACGATCACTTCGGTGAAGGTCTTCTGGCGTGCGTTAAGCTCGGTCTTGGCAAGCAGTTCGGCCATGCCCAGCACGCCATTCATCGGCGTGCGGATCTCATGGCTCATATTGGCCAGGAATTCCGATTTGGCGCGGTCGGCCGCTTCGGCCTTGAACAAGGATGCGGCGGATTCGGTGAAGGCGCGGCGGATTGCCTTTTCCATCGGCCGGAAGATCCAGAGGGCGACGATGGCAAGAACCGCGAACAGAAGGCCGCTTGCCCACAACAGCAGCCTGTCGCTGGAGGCGTCGGCCAGATGGCGTTCGCCATCCATGGCGGTACGCACACGCACCAGCATCGGCTGGACGAACAGGTCGTTCTGGTTGAGGATTTCGCGCGAACTCCATTCGTCGGTCTGTTGCGCCGCCGACATCAGGTTGAAGTTGCGCACGATGTCGCGCGACGACCAGAACAGGTCGCCGTTGACGGCGGCCGACGAGAGTTCGTCCAGCGTTTTGGCCGATAGGCTCGGCTTGATCGCGGCCAACTCCGCGGACAGTGTTTCGATCTCGCTGGTCAGGCGTTGCGAATGGCCGCGCGCGGCGGCGGCAAGGCCGTCACGGGTTTCGGTGCGCCAGGTCGTGCTGGCGGTTTCGCCAAAGCTGGAGGCGTTGCGCAGGTCGCGGGTGAAGACGACGAGATTGCTGCTCAGCGCGTCGATGTCGTGGCGGAAGGAATTGACGCGATTGAGCGCAAACATCACCGCGGTGGAAGCCAGCGCAAAGATGAGCAATCCCGAGATGTAGCGGATCCGGATCGAGCGGATGAAGAAAGAATATTCCGGCATGCGCAACCCCAACACATACGCATCATTTTAACGGTCGGGATTACGCTTGATTTACATTAAAATTCCGTTCGCGCCTGGCGGGCCGTCAAGATCCTGGCTGCACGTGCCCGGAGTTGGCGCCATAGAGGGTGGCATCGCATTCGCGCATCATGCGCAGTGCTTCTTCCTCGGTCAGGCCGAACTTGCGCATCATGCTCCGGATTTCGGGGCCTACAGCTATCTCCACCGGTCTTGCCGCCTGGCGGGTCTTCCTGGCCTTTTTCTTGGACATCAGTACGTTTCCCGTTTTGACCGACACATGTTTCGCATCAGCCCTGGCCCGGCCTCACCGTGCTGCGCCAGACCATGGGCGCATGGCAGATCAGGCGGCTGCCAGCCTCCTCCCGCGCGCCGGTCGCGAGCCGCACGGCGCGCCTGGCGATCTCCTCGATCGGCGGCGAGAACGTCGTCAGCCGGTAAGAGGCCCAGTCGGCCTGTTCAATGTCGTCAAAGCCGATGACGCAGAGATCGCGGGGTACGTTGATGCCGAACTCGTGGCGGGCCGCATCGAGAAAGCCGCACGCAATCAGGTCGGTCACGCAGAACGCCGCATCCGGCCGCTGCCGGCCGGAAAAGAGTCGCCTGGCGCCATCGGCTCCGGTGGCATAGCCGGTGCGGCCCTCGCGCCACACGGTCACCTCCAGCCCTTCCTTCTGCGCGGCGGTAAGGAAGGCGGTTTCGCGGGAGAGCAGGCTGGGCGTGCCGGCAGCCGAGGTCACCAAAGCGGGGCGGGTACAGCCGGCCCGGATGAAGGCATGCAGCGCTGCCTCTGCGGCTGCAGCGTTGTCGACACCGATATTGTGCGGGCCGTCGAAGCGGTCATCGCGATTGATCAGCACCAGCCGCTGGCCGTTCTCAAGACAGGTGCGGATCAGCAACTGCGGCGGCGAGCCGGACAGAACGATGCTCGCATCGGCGCGATAGTTCAGCGTGTTGCGCAGCGCCTGGTCGACATGGTGGCTGGGGCCGGAGGTGTTGAACACCATGGCCATTTTGCCGGCGTCCCGCAGATGTTGGGTCAGCGCCTTCTGCAGGCGGGCATGATAGGGCGTGTCGCCATCGGCAACGATGAGGCAGACGATGCCGGTCGAAGCCCGCATCAGGCCGCGAGCCAGATGGTTGACGTGATAGCCGAGTTGCTCGGCCGCCAGCATCACCCGCTCGCGGGTTTCCCCGGAAACGGAAGCGCCGGGCGTGAAGGTACGTGACACGGCCGAGCGTGAAACCCCGGCGAGGTCGGCAACCTGCTGGGCGCTGGAAAAACCGGTGCGGATTCTCGGAACCGTCAAGCGAACGCTCTCGCTGCTGTTTTCGTGATTCTTTGCACGCCAGTGCAATGTAATGCAACTCTCCTGCCATTGCCACCCACCGCACTTGACAGGCATGGCCGAATGCAACAGCTTTGCACAGCCGTGCAATACAAGCCGGCTCAAGAGTGGCATCGGAGGAATACCCTGTCCATTTCGCCGAAGACGGCTTTGAGGGCGCGATTGTCCGGACCGGCTGCATGAGCAGGGCGGCGGCGCATCCGAAGGCGGACCGGCTGTCCGAGGCCGAGATGGACAGGCGTGCCGAGGTCTGCCGGAAACTGCTTGTCACGGCCGGGCAACTGGCGATGGAAGGCTATGCCCGGCAGGGCGCCGTCCAGCCGGTGGCGATGAAAGGCCCGCAGGATTTTCTCACTGAAACCGACGGCAAGGTCGAGGAGCACATCCGCGCGACGCTGGCAGAGGCTTTTCCGCAGGACGGGTTTTTGGGCGAGGAAGGCGGTGGCATGGGCTCTGCCCGCATGTGGGTCGTCGACCCCATCGACGGCACCGCCAATTTCATGCGCGGTATTCCGCATTTCTGCATTTCGATAGCTTTCGTCGAGAACGGCCGCAGCGAGATCGGCGGCATTGCCAATCCGGCCATCGGCGAAACGTACTTTGCCCGTCGCGGGCAGGGCGCGACGCGCAATGGCGCGCCGATCCATGTGTCGCCGACGCAAGCGTTCGACCGCGCCTTTGTCGAGTTCGGCTGGTCGCCCAGGATTCCCAATCGCGACTATCTGGACAAGGTGAGCCTTGTCTGGGCACTCGGCGCCAATGTGCGGCGCTCCGGCTCCGGAGCGCTTGGGCTGGCCTATGTGGCCGACGGCCGCTCGGATGCCTATGCCGAGCTGCACATCAATTCGTGGGACTGCCTGGCCGGATTGCTGCTGGTGGAGGAGGCCGGCGGCCGTGTGAACCGGTTCCTCGACGGCGACGGCATGGCGAAGGGCAATCCCGTGCTAGCGGCAGCACCCGGCCTTGCGGCGACATTGTCCCAGGTGATCGGAGTGCCGCTCGACGACGGGTAGATCGTTTCCAGTGAGAAGACAGGGAGGAATATCGATGAAGACATTTGACAGTAAGCAAGGCTTGCGCGCCGCCTGGCTTGGCCTTGGCGCGGCGCTGGCCATGTTCGGATTGGCGAGTGCCGCCCAGGCGGCCGACCGCAGCCTCACAATGTATTGCGCCGTCGACGAGGCCTGGTGCCGGGCGATGGCGACCACCTACCAGAAGGAGACGGGCGTCAGCGTCGACATGACCCGCATGAGCGCCGGCGAAATCTACGCCCGCCTCCGGGCCGAGAAGGACAATCCGCAAGCCGATATCTGGTGGGGCGGCACCGGCGACCCGCATCTGCAGGCGGCGGAAGAGGGCCTCACCCAGGAATACAAGTCGCCGCAACTGGCAAACTTGCGCGACTGGGCGCTGAAGCAGGCCGACAGGTCGAAGAACCGCACGGTCGGCATTTATCTCGGTGCGCTCGGTTACGGCTATAATGAGGAAGATCTGAAGCAGCGCGGGCTGACCGCGCCGGCGTGCTGGGCCGATCTGGTCAAGCCGGAATTCCAGGGCGAGATCGAGATGGCCGACCCGAATTCATCGGGCACGGCCTGGACCATGCTTGCCACGATCGTCCAGCTGATGGGCGAGGACAAGGCATTCGACTATCTCAAGCAGCTCAACAAGAACATCGCCGAATACACCAAGGCAGGGGCCGCGCCGGCACTCGCCGTCGGCAAGGGCGAGACGCTGATCGGCATCTCCTTCCAGCACGACGTCATCAACGCGGCCAAGCAGAACCCGGCGGTGAAGGTGGTTTCGCCTTGCGAGGGCACCGGCTTCGAGATCGGCTCGATGAGCATCGTGACGGGCGCCAAGCATGTCGAAGAGGCGCAGAAATTCTACGACTGGGCGCTGAGCCCGGATGCGCAGAAGCTCGCGGCGCCGAACGGCAGCTTCCAGATCCCGTCGAACACCGCCACGCCGGTGCCGCCCGAGGCGCCGGACCTCTCGAAGATCAAGCTGATCGACTACGACTTCGCCAAATACGGCTCGTCGGCCGAACGCAAGCGGCTGTTGAAGAAGTTCACCGACGAGGTCCGCAATGGCGGCTGAGCGCGTTCTTTCGTGCTCACTCTAGCATCTGATCGCCGGCTGCCCTTCGCGGCAGCTGGCGCACCATCCTTTGGCACAGAAAGACATTGAATGGCCGCGGCCGGTTCCATGGTCAGTTCCGCTCCTGGACGCAGCGCGCTCGCCTGGGTAATGGCCGCGTGGGCGAGCTTCGTGCTCTTGCCTTGGTACAAGGTCGAAGGCGGCTTCCTGTCGTTCGACTGGCTGGCACAGCCGACGGATGCGACGCCGGCCATCATACTGGCGCTCGGTGGCCGGCCCTGGCTGTTGCCGCTTGTCCTGCCGCTTCTGCTGGCGAGCTGGCTGGTGGCGCGCAACAAACCCAAGAGCCTTGCGATTGCAGGCGCGGCGGGCCTGCTGTGGCTGGCCATCGAAGGCTTTTCCATCATCCATTCGGGCTGGGGATTTGGCTTGCTTACCCAGGTCGCCGGCACGCCGGGACCGATACAGCCGGGGCTCGGCTGGGGTGCGGCGCTCTATGCCGTGGCGATGCTGATGTTCATCGCCGAGGCGCTCGCCGCGCGCGGCTGGTGCAAGGGCGACCGTTTCGTCGTCGGCTCGCTCTCAATCGTGATTGCTTCGCTGATCCTGTTCGTCGCCTATCCGCTGCTGTCGATCCTCACCTCGGCCATCAAGGATAATGACGGCAATGTCGTGCCGGCGCTGTTCGTCGAAAAGATCTTCAGCGCCAACATATGGAGCCTGCGCTGCCTCTATGGCGAGGGCTCCTGCGGCGTGGCGTGGAACACGGTGGCGATCGCAGTCCTCGTCGGCTTTTTCTGCACGGCGCTTGGGCTGGCTCTGGCGCTGATTGCGCTTCGCACCAAGCTGCCGGCCAAATGGCTGCTGCGCGGCCTGTCCATCCTGCCGATCATCACGCCGCCCTTCGTCATCGGCCTGGCGCTGATCCTGCTGTTCGGCCGCGCCGGCATCGTCACCAACCTCATGTCGGTGCATCTCGGCATTCCGCGCAGCCGCTGGATCTATGGCATGGCCGGCATCACCATCGCGCAGGTGCTGGCCTTCACGCCGATCGCCTTCCTGGTTCTGGTCGGCGTGCTGCAAGGGGTCAGCCCGAGCATGGAGGAGGCGTCGCAGACCTTGCGCGCCAGTCGCTGGCGGACGTTTCGTACCGTCACCTGGCCGTTGATCCGGCCGGGCCTGGCCAGCGCCTTCCTGATCTCGTTCATCGAGAGCATGGCCGATTTCGCCAATCCGCTGGTGCTGGGAGGCAATTTCAACGTGCTGTCGACCGATATATTCTTCGCGGTGGTTGGCGCGGCGCACGACCAGGGCCGCGCGGCGGTGCTGGCGATCGTGCTGTTGATGTTCACGCTGGCAGCCTTCGTCATCCAGCGCCGCTGGATCGGCAGCCGCAGCTACGTCACCGTCGCAGGCAAGGGCGATGGCGGTGTACCGGCGACGCTGCCCAAGGCCTTGCGGATCGGCTGCTACGCCGCCGTCGTTCCGTGGCTGGTTCTGACCATCGTGGTCTACGGCATCATCCTGTGCGGCGGTTTCGTGCAATCGATCGGGCGCGACAACACGCCGACGCTCGAATATTTCCTCACCGCCTTTTCGATCGAGAAAGGCGTCAATGGCTGGTTTTTCAGCGGCTCGGCCTGGCCGTCGCTGCTGATGACCATCGGCCTGGCGCTGGTGGCGATGCCGTTCACCGCGGCGCTCGGCATCCTGACGGCCTATCTGCTCGACCGGCAGCGTTTCGCCGGGCGCACCATGTTCGAATTCCTGGCGATGATGAGCTTTGCCATTCCCGGCACGGTGATCGGCGTCAGCTATATCCTTGCCTTCAACGTGCCGCCGGTGCAGTTGACGGGCACCGGGCTGATC
This region of Mesorhizobium sp. C432A genomic DNA includes:
- a CDS encoding response regulator; this encodes MPEYSFFIRSIRIRYISGLLIFALASTAVMFALNRVNSFRHDIDALSSNLVVFTRDLRNASSFGETASTTWRTETRDGLAAAARGHSQRLTSEIETLSAELAAIKPSLSAKTLDELSSAAVNGDLFWSSRDIVRNFNLMSAAQQTDEWSSREILNQNDLFVQPMLVRVRTAMDGERHLADASSDRLLLWASGLLFAVLAIVALWIFRPMEKAIRRAFTESAASLFKAEAADRAKSEFLANMSHEIRTPMNGVLGMAELLAKTELNARQKTFTEVIVKSGNALLTIINDILDFSKINAGQLTLDPAPFRLAEAVEDVATLVSARVAEKNLELIVRVDPRLPAHVVGDAGRFRQIVTNLLGNAVKFTEKGHVLIDVGGEVVDGMVQLKVRVEDTGIGIPAEKLENVFEKFAQVDGSSTRRHEGTGLGLAIAARLIDLMGGKIGVESEIGRGSVFWFAVPLPAHQQDTRNEIVPVDVTGARVLVIDDNPVNREILLEQLRSWSFDCAAAESGAVGLAFLDRASQLAAAVDCIILDYQMPGMNGADVAKAISADSRLSAIPVVLLTSVDQVDFGKMVIDFGIAAHLTKPARSAVLLGTVISAIQKARAQIGKAQFVREPVVPQAAPVAPPAFTVIRGPAIPAATVPESIATPNGPIDILIAEDNDVNQLVFGQILNGLGLSYRIASNGRTAVEMYRALRPKLILMDVSMPEMNGYEATRAIRAAEAASGNHTPIIGVTAHALKGDRDKCIESGMDDYLPKPVSPDRLGSKIGTWLSETVAVKRA
- a CDS encoding substrate-binding domain-containing protein, which codes for MTVPRIRTGFSSAQQVADLAGVSRSAVSRTFTPGASVSGETRERVMLAAEQLGYHVNHLARGLMRASTGIVCLIVADGDTPYHARLQKALTQHLRDAGKMAMVFNTSGPSHHVDQALRNTLNYRADASIVLSGSPPQLLIRTCLENGQRLVLINRDDRFDGPHNIGVDNAAAAEAALHAFIRAGCTRPALVTSAAGTPSLLSRETAFLTAAQKEGLEVTVWREGRTGYATGADGARRLFSGRQRPDAAFCVTDLIACGFLDAARHEFGINVPRDLCVIGFDDIEQADWASYRLTTFSPPIEEIARRAVRLATGAREEAGSRLICHAPMVWRSTVRPGQG
- a CDS encoding inositol monophosphatase; translation: MSRAAAHPKADRLSEAEMDRRAEVCRKLLVTAGQLAMEGYARQGAVQPVAMKGPQDFLTETDGKVEEHIRATLAEAFPQDGFLGEEGGGMGSARMWVVDPIDGTANFMRGIPHFCISIAFVENGRSEIGGIANPAIGETYFARRGQGATRNGAPIHVSPTQAFDRAFVEFGWSPRIPNRDYLDKVSLVWALGANVRRSGSGALGLAYVADGRSDAYAELHINSWDCLAGLLLVEEAGGRVNRFLDGDGMAKGNPVLAAAPGLAATLSQVIGVPLDDG
- a CDS encoding ABC transporter substrate-binding protein, which translates into the protein MKTFDSKQGLRAAWLGLGAALAMFGLASAAQAADRSLTMYCAVDEAWCRAMATTYQKETGVSVDMTRMSAGEIYARLRAEKDNPQADIWWGGTGDPHLQAAEEGLTQEYKSPQLANLRDWALKQADRSKNRTVGIYLGALGYGYNEEDLKQRGLTAPACWADLVKPEFQGEIEMADPNSSGTAWTMLATIVQLMGEDKAFDYLKQLNKNIAEYTKAGAAPALAVGKGETLIGISFQHDVINAAKQNPAVKVVSPCEGTGFEIGSMSIVTGAKHVEEAQKFYDWALSPDAQKLAAPNGSFQIPSNTATPVPPEAPDLSKIKLIDYDFAKYGSSAERKRLLKKFTDEVRNGG
- a CDS encoding iron ABC transporter permease encodes the protein MAAAGSMVSSAPGRSALAWVMAAWASFVLLPWYKVEGGFLSFDWLAQPTDATPAIILALGGRPWLLPLVLPLLLASWLVARNKPKSLAIAGAAGLLWLAIEGFSIIHSGWGFGLLTQVAGTPGPIQPGLGWGAALYAVAMLMFIAEALAARGWCKGDRFVVGSLSIVIASLILFVAYPLLSILTSAIKDNDGNVVPALFVEKIFSANIWSLRCLYGEGSCGVAWNTVAIAVLVGFFCTALGLALALIALRTKLPAKWLLRGLSILPIITPPFVIGLALILLFGRAGIVTNLMSVHLGIPRSRWIYGMAGITIAQVLAFTPIAFLVLVGVLQGVSPSMEEASQTLRASRWRTFRTVTWPLIRPGLASAFLISFIESMADFANPLVLGGNFNVLSTDIFFAVVGAAHDQGRAAVLAIVLLMFTLAAFVIQRRWIGSRSYVTVAGKGDGGVPATLPKALRIGCYAAVVPWLVLTIVVYGIILCGGFVQSIGRDNTPTLEYFLTAFSIEKGVNGWFFSGSAWPSLLMTIGLALVAMPFTAALGILTAYLLDRQRFAGRTMFEFLAMMSFAIPGTVIGVSYILAFNVPPVQLTGTGLIIVISFIFRNMPVAIRAGLANLGQIDKSLDEASLTLGARSFATLRRVILPILKPAIVTAMIYSFVRAVTAVSAVIFLASGRFNLATVYIVGRADVGEYGIAIVYSAVMIVVMMVILIGIQLLVGERRLGRRRAGPEAVVAAI